CCTCACCTTGTACCTGGGCCAGCGCAATTAAGCTGTAGCGTTGAAGCGCAAACTATAGCTGCGCTGATCTACGGTTGTAGTTCGCATGTTGGCGGGTATTAGAACGATGCCGCCCCAACAATGTGGGATACGCGAGCTATACGTTTGTGCTACAGCCTCTGCCCCTCCGCAAACAAAGTCCCGGTCCGGCTGTCTCCATCTCACACCATCCCCCGTTACCTTTGCAGCATGGACGACCTGTTGCTGACCCTGCCTATTATTCAGCCCCAAGCGGCGGCTCCCGCCGTGCCTGCCAAGCCCCGCAAGCCGGACTGGCTGCGCGTGAAGCTGCCCGTGGGCCCGGCCTACGCCAATGTGCGCCGTTTGGTGGATGAGCATAAGCTGCACACCATTTGTGAGTCGGGCAACTGCCCCAACATGGGCGAGTGCTGGGGCGCGGGCACGGCTACGTTCATGATTCTGGGCAACGTATGCACCCGTTCCTGCTCGTTCTGCGCCGTAGCCACCGGCCGACCCACTGAGTACGATACCGATGAGCCCCGCCGCGTGGCCGAGGCCATTTTGTTGATGGGCGTCAAGCACGCCGTCATTACCTCCGTCAACCGCGACGAGCTAAAGGACCGGGGCGCTAGCATCTGGCACGAAACCGTGGTGCGCGTCAAGCAGCTCAGCCCCGAAACCACCATCGAAACCCTGATTCCGGACGTAAAGGCCAACTGGGACGCCCTGGACGTGATGATTGCAGGTGGGCAGGAAGTGGTGTCGCACAACATGGAAACTGTGGGTAGCCTCTACCGCCTGGTGCGCCCCCAGGCCAAGTACGACCGGAGCCTGGAGCAGATTCGGCGTACCAAGCAGGCCGGTAAGCGCACCAAGTCGGGCATCATGCTAGGCCTGGGCGAAACCAAGGAGGAGATGTACCGCGCCATGGACGACCTCGTTGCCAACGGCCTCGACATCCTGACCCTGGGCCAGTACCTGCAACCCACCAAGCGCCACCTCGAAGTAGCCGAGTTCATCCATCCCGACCTGTTCGCCCATTACCGGGAAGAGGGCCTGCGCCGTGGCCTGAAGTACGTGGAAAGCGGCCCACTCGTGCGCAGCTCCTACCACGCCGAGCGCCACGTCAACGTGCCGATTTAATTTTTCCTAAGTATCACTACTGATGGAAAAGGCACTGAAACAAAGGATTCACGAAGTAGTAGACCAGCTGCCAGCAGATTCCATGCTGGATGATCTAATGTTGCAGCTCTACGTTTTGCGTTCCATAGAACTGGGTTTGGCAGACCAAGCAGCCGGGCGGTTAATTCCCCACCATCAGGTCAGGGAGTACATAGATAAACTTCGCCGTAAGCAGTGATGGACAGACCTGATACTAGTCAACGAAAAAGCCCTTTCCTACTACAGGAAAGGGCTTCTTTGTGAGTTGAAGTCAAGGGCAGCCTTACCGGCGGGCTTGCTGATCGTGGGGCGGGTAGTTACCCAGAATGCTGTTGACGATGCGGTGCACTTCAGTTTCCGAAATGGTTTGCTCGTCGAGTTGGGCTTGGCCCTGGCCGCGCCACGCTAGCTCCTTGCGGCGGGCATCCACCAAGTCGATGATGACCGTGCCGGCTTTGTAGTCGGTGACGGGGGGCAGGCCGCGGCCGTACCAGCCGCCGTAGCCGTACCAGAACGGGTAGCCACCGAAGGCGCCGGGGTTAGCCCGCTGCTTGTCTTCCACACGGGCGCTGTAAGCCACGTACACGTCCGGGTTCTTGTCGGTGAAGGTGAGGCCCTTCTGTGCCAGCTCCCGCTCTACCGCCGCCCGGATGCGCTTGTCCAGGAACGACTGGTAGCCCTGAGCCGGGCCGCCTTCGGTGTCAGTGGGCTGCTGGGGGTACCAGGCCCAGGTTTTGTAGGTGCGGAAGTTGACCGAGTGGTCGAAGTCTGTATTCACTCCCACGCGGGCCGTGGAAGCGCAGCCGCTCACGCCGAGCAGCAGCGAAAGACCCAGCACTGACAACGCCAGCGGCCGAGCCAGAAAACGGGAAATGCGGTTCATATAAGAGGGAAA
This region of Hymenobacter sp. YIM 151500-1 genomic DNA includes:
- the lipA gene encoding lipoyl synthase, whose product is MLTLPIIQPQAAAPAVPAKPRKPDWLRVKLPVGPAYANVRRLVDEHKLHTICESGNCPNMGECWGAGTATFMILGNVCTRSCSFCAVATGRPTEYDTDEPRRVAEAILLMGVKHAVITSVNRDELKDRGASIWHETVVRVKQLSPETTIETLIPDVKANWDALDVMIAGGQEVVSHNMETVGSLYRLVRPQAKYDRSLEQIRRTKQAGKRTKSGIMLGLGETKEEMYRAMDDLVANGLDILTLGQYLQPTKRHLEVAEFIHPDLFAHYREEGLRRGLKYVESGPLVRSSYHAERHVNVPI
- a CDS encoding DUF4136 domain-containing protein; this translates as MNRISRFLARPLALSVLGLSLLLGVSGCASTARVGVNTDFDHSVNFRTYKTWAWYPQQPTDTEGGPAQGYQSFLDKRIRAAVERELAQKGLTFTDKNPDVYVAYSARVEDKQRANPGAFGGYPFWYGYGGWYGRGLPPVTDYKAGTVIIDLVDARRKELAWRGQGQAQLDEQTISETEVHRIVNSILGNYPPHDQQARR